The proteins below are encoded in one region of Limnohabitans sp. 63ED37-2:
- a CDS encoding flavin reductase family protein, with protein MHQAPPSHIKALSPDFETPHFKQALSRFATGVTVITTFAPGARKGDSASSSFVGITASSFNSVSLTPPLVLWSLGQGASSAPLFHAGTHYVVNVLAADQLDVCNRFAFGKGDRFADTAYKLGESGLPILDGALAWFECHNRSRHEEGDHVIFVGEVERCGFSDGSAPLVYQGGQFSTTTPLA; from the coding sequence ATGCACCAAGCCCCCCCATCTCACATCAAAGCGCTCAGTCCAGACTTTGAAACGCCGCATTTCAAGCAAGCCCTGTCACGCTTTGCCACGGGTGTGACCGTCATCACCACCTTTGCACCCGGTGCACGCAAGGGCGATTCGGCCAGCAGCAGCTTTGTGGGCATCACGGCCAGTTCGTTCAATTCGGTTTCACTCACACCGCCGCTGGTGCTCTGGAGCCTGGGGCAAGGCGCCAGCAGCGCACCGCTGTTCCATGCGGGCACGCATTACGTGGTGAACGTGCTGGCCGCCGATCAGCTGGATGTCTGCAACCGTTTTGCCTTTGGTAAGGGCGACCGCTTTGCCGACACCGCTTACAAGCTGGGCGAGTCGGGTTTACCCATTTTGGATGGCGCTCTGGCCTGGTTTGAATGCCACAACCGCAGCCGACACGAAGAAGGCGACCATGTGATTTTTGTGGGCGAGGTGGAACGCTGCGGCTTCAGCGATGGCTCGGCCCCACTCGTTTACCAGGGCGGTCAGTTCAGCACCACCACGCCACTGGCATGA
- a CDS encoding alpha/beta fold hydrolase, producing MNSPAFTDMGLPTQPAVVFLHGVGGGRHGWAAQQAHVADLGWRSLAWDMPGYGDSPMVTPYDFAHLAQALWQMLDAAHIDQAVLVGHSMGAMVAMQAWTQKPERIRGLLLAASSPAFGNSDGDFQKQFLAQRLAPLGAGKTMGDIADKLIPTMAAPGGDQANLIPVSLKSAHQSMSAVPPDTYRAALQTLVQFEQRAALPTLNVPVLCLAAEHDRTAPPTMMERMAQKIPGARYACLAGAGHLLHYEQPEAFNAELEKFLKDVKP from the coding sequence ATGAACTCGCCAGCCTTCACCGATATGGGCTTGCCCACGCAGCCCGCTGTAGTGTTTTTGCACGGTGTGGGCGGCGGTCGACACGGCTGGGCAGCGCAGCAAGCGCATGTGGCTGATCTGGGTTGGCGCAGCTTGGCCTGGGACATGCCCGGTTATGGCGACAGCCCCATGGTCACCCCCTACGACTTCGCGCACCTGGCGCAAGCCCTCTGGCAGATGCTGGACGCGGCGCACATCGACCAAGCCGTGTTGGTGGGACACAGCATGGGGGCCATGGTCGCCATGCAAGCCTGGACGCAAAAGCCAGAGCGCATTCGTGGCCTGCTGCTGGCCGCCAGCAGCCCGGCTTTTGGCAACAGCGACGGTGATTTTCAAAAGCAGTTTTTGGCGCAGCGCCTGGCTCCTTTGGGGGCGGGCAAAACCATGGGCGACATCGCCGACAAGCTGATCCCCACCATGGCCGCACCCGGTGGTGACCAAGCCAACTTGATCCCCGTCAGTTTGAAGTCGGCGCACCAAAGTATGTCGGCCGTGCCGCCCGACACTTACCGCGCCGCCTTGCAGACGCTGGTGCAGTTTGAGCAACGCGCCGCCTTGCCCACCCTCAACGTGCCGGTGCTGTGTTTGGCCGCTGAACACGACCGCACCGCGCCGCCCACCATGATGGAACGCATGGCGCAAAAAATCCCCGGTGCACGCTATGCCTGCCTGGCCGGGGCTGGGCATTTGCTGCACTACGAACAGCCTGAGGCGTTCAACGCCGAACTCGAAAAATTTCTGAAGGACGTGAAACCATGA
- a CDS encoding acyl-CoA dehydrogenase family protein, translated as MTDVQAPSQADVMPICGDDYPLTEKQQKLMALARQLGREKFAPRAAQLDRDAQFPFANYNDMRDSGLLALCVPEAHGGQGADYATYAMVSAEIGRYCGATALTFNMHVCTMLWSGLLSEDLEMTPEQRAIHRTHQATHFARVVKDGAIYAQPFSEGGAAAAGAQPFGTLAVKVDGGWKINGKKIFASLSDAADYFGVLCTEKKEGADLSRRDTLYLAVPRTAPGLTVEGDWDPLGMRATVSRNLIFKDVFVPDDAALMPQGLYFQAASRWPHMFMTLSPTYMGIAQAAYDFTVAYLRGEIAGTGPVKRRQFATKQIAVAEMFIKLEQTRNLFLRAIEDAKVDPSKSTRLRAYAAQYTIMENAQDIARLAIRTCGGQSMLKSLPLERLYRDARCGSLMLPWTAELCMDRIGREALYEPGEKDE; from the coding sequence ATGACCGACGTGCAAGCCCCCTCTCAAGCAGATGTCATGCCCATCTGTGGTGACGACTACCCTCTGACCGAGAAGCAGCAAAAGTTGATGGCCTTGGCACGGCAACTGGGCCGCGAGAAGTTCGCCCCCCGAGCCGCTCAACTCGACCGCGACGCGCAGTTCCCGTTTGCCAACTACAACGACATGCGCGACTCGGGTCTGCTGGCGCTGTGCGTGCCCGAAGCGCACGGCGGCCAGGGTGCCGATTACGCCACCTACGCCATGGTCTCGGCCGAGATCGGTCGCTACTGCGGTGCCACCGCGCTCACCTTCAACATGCACGTCTGCACCATGCTCTGGAGCGGTTTGTTGTCTGAAGACCTGGAGATGACGCCTGAGCAACGCGCCATCCACCGCACACACCAAGCCACGCACTTTGCGCGGGTGGTGAAAGACGGCGCGATCTACGCGCAGCCTTTCTCCGAGGGGGGCGCGGCAGCAGCCGGGGCACAACCTTTTGGCACGCTCGCCGTTAAGGTCGATGGCGGCTGGAAGATCAATGGCAAAAAAATCTTCGCTTCCCTGTCTGATGCAGCCGACTACTTTGGCGTGCTCTGCACCGAGAAAAAAGAGGGCGCGGACCTCTCGCGCCGAGACACGCTGTACCTGGCTGTGCCGCGCACCGCGCCAGGCCTCACGGTCGAAGGCGACTGGGACCCGCTGGGTATGCGCGCCACCGTGTCGCGCAACCTGATCTTCAAAGACGTGTTCGTGCCCGACGACGCGGCGCTCATGCCGCAAGGCCTGTACTTTCAGGCCGCCAGCCGCTGGCCCCACATGTTCATGACACTCTCGCCCACCTACATGGGCATCGCGCAAGCGGCGTACGACTTCACCGTGGCCTATTTGCGCGGCGAAATTGCGGGCACAGGCCCCGTCAAGCGCCGCCAGTTCGCCACCAAACAGATCGCCGTGGCCGAGATGTTCATCAAGCTCGAACAGACCCGCAACCTGTTCTTGCGTGCCATAGAAGACGCCAAGGTCGACCCGAGCAAGTCGACCCGCCTGCGGGCCTATGCCGCGCAGTACACCATCATGGAAAACGCGCAAGACATCGCCCGTTTGGCGATCCGCACCTGCGGCGGTCAGTCCATGCTCAAAAGCCTGCCGCTGGAGCGCTTGTACCGCGATGCGCGTTGCGGCTCGCTCATGCTGCCCTGGACGGCCGAGCTGTGCATGGACCGCATTGGCCGCGAAGCCCTGTACGAACCCGGCGAAAAAGACGAGTGA
- a CDS encoding class I adenylate-forming enzyme family protein, with protein sequence MQAPETSPLAARFAQLAQDCGTLPAMTFRGDERKAIQTGDSTFAYDFAKFWRRVARVTAHLQSTWGVQPGDRVAWLGFNHELQLVALVACARLGAVFLPLNFRLAVPELQQVMQDAQPRLLVHDTHHADTARALQGADLQHTHHDTLIATASPRALPMPAVHCELPLLLVYTSGTTGVPKGAVHTQAALLANARASAWAHDFVPGDKVLSTLPMFHVGGLCIQTLPALLAGVEVVLHPRFDPTAWLDEMHTSRPTLSLLVPATMRAVFEHPRWADTSLAGLRGIMTGSSTVPVAYLETLHARGVPVGQVYGTTETGPVSIVLRLPEAMARVGASGWPHPEAQVKLINAQGQEVGSGETGEVCIRAANLMRGYWRADGEPNTGLQDGWFHSGDLGQRAEDGCITIVGRSKDMIISGGENIYPAEIENQLVTLPGVAECAVVGLNDERWGEVPVAVLVRSSDAAGQHLTREAVLQHLQSRIARFKLPRRVVFMASLPKSALGKVQKPALQAQLAGANPSHLTGINP encoded by the coding sequence ATGCAAGCCCCCGAGACCAGCCCCCTCGCGGCCCGCTTTGCACAGCTGGCGCAGGACTGCGGCACGTTGCCCGCCATGACCTTCCGGGGCGATGAGCGCAAAGCCATCCAGACGGGTGACAGCACCTTCGCCTACGACTTCGCCAAGTTCTGGCGGCGCGTGGCACGCGTCACCGCGCACCTGCAGTCCACCTGGGGCGTGCAGCCGGGTGACCGCGTGGCCTGGCTCGGCTTTAACCACGAGTTGCAGTTGGTCGCGTTGGTGGCCTGCGCCCGTTTGGGTGCGGTGTTTTTGCCGCTCAACTTTCGCCTGGCTGTGCCCGAGCTGCAGCAGGTCATGCAAGACGCCCAGCCACGCCTGCTGGTGCACGACACCCACCATGCCGATACAGCCCGTGCGCTGCAAGGTGCAGACCTGCAGCACACCCACCACGACACGTTGATCGCCACCGCCTCGCCTCGTGCTTTGCCAATGCCCGCCGTTCACTGCGAGCTGCCGCTGCTGCTGGTCTACACCTCCGGCACCACAGGCGTGCCCAAGGGCGCGGTGCACACACAAGCCGCGCTGCTGGCCAATGCCCGTGCCAGTGCCTGGGCGCACGACTTTGTGCCCGGCGACAAGGTGCTGTCTACGCTGCCGATGTTCCATGTGGGCGGCCTGTGCATCCAGACTCTGCCCGCGCTGCTGGCGGGGGTGGAGGTGGTGCTGCATCCGCGCTTTGACCCGACCGCTTGGCTGGACGAAATGCACACGAGCCGCCCCACGCTGTCGCTCTTGGTGCCCGCCACCATGCGCGCCGTGTTTGAACACCCGCGCTGGGCCGACACCTCGCTCGCTGGCCTGCGCGGCATCATGACCGGCTCGTCCACCGTGCCTGTGGCTTACCTCGAAACGCTGCACGCACGCGGCGTGCCCGTGGGTCAGGTCTATGGCACCACCGAAACCGGGCCTGTGTCCATCGTGTTGCGTCTGCCCGAGGCTATGGCCCGCGTGGGCGCATCCGGCTGGCCGCACCCCGAAGCGCAGGTCAAACTGATCAACGCCCAAGGGCAAGAAGTTGGCTCCGGTGAAACAGGCGAAGTCTGTATCCGCGCCGCTAACCTGATGCGCGGCTACTGGCGAGCCGACGGTGAACCCAATACGGGTCTGCAGGACGGCTGGTTCCACTCAGGTGACCTGGGCCAGCGCGCCGAAGACGGCTGCATCACCATCGTGGGCCGCAGCAAAGACATGATCATCTCGGGCGGTGAAAACATTTACCCAGCCGAAATCGAAAACCAGCTTGTCACCTTGCCCGGTGTCGCCGAATGCGCGGTGGTCGGATTAAACGATGAGCGCTGGGGCGAGGTGCCTGTGGCCGTGTTGGTGCGCAGCAGCGATGCGGCGGGTCAGCATCTGACCCGTGAGGCTGTGCTGCAGCACCTGCAAAGCCGGATTGCACGGTTCAAACTGCCGCGCCGCGTGGTCTTCATGGCCAGCCTGCCCAAAAGTGCCTTGGGCAAGGTGCAAAAGCCCGCTTTGCAGGCCCAGTTGGCTGGTGCCAACCCTTCACATTTGACAGGGATAAACCCTTAA
- a CDS encoding Bug family tripartite tricarboxylate transporter substrate binding protein, with protein sequence MVHFSKSFTRRPVLGMVAAVVLSTTSAAWAQTAWPNKPVKIVVPFAPGGTTDILARAIAPDLSKAFGQQFVIENKGGAGGNLGAEQVAKSAGDGYTLLMGTVGTHGINRALYAKLPYDPFKDFAPITLVAGVPNVMVVNAEKAAANKINTVNDFIRYAKANPGKLNMASSGNGTSIHLAGELFKSQTGTFMAHIPYRGSGPALLDLSGGNMDVMFDNLPSAIPLIKGGKLKALAVTSAQRSAAMPELPTIEEAAGLKGFEASSWFGLLAPAGTPADVVSRIQQEVAKSLATPAMKERLATLGAIPSGNTPAQFAEHIDREHKKWAEVVKASGAKVD encoded by the coding sequence ATGGTTCATTTTTCGAAGTCATTCACTCGCCGCCCAGTGCTGGGCATGGTTGCGGCCGTGGTGTTGTCCACCACCTCGGCAGCCTGGGCGCAAACCGCCTGGCCCAACAAACCGGTCAAGATCGTGGTCCCCTTTGCACCAGGTGGCACCACCGACATCCTGGCCCGTGCCATCGCACCCGATCTGAGCAAAGCGTTTGGCCAGCAATTCGTCATCGAAAACAAGGGTGGCGCAGGCGGCAACCTGGGGGCCGAGCAAGTGGCCAAGTCGGCCGGTGACGGCTACACCCTGCTCATGGGCACCGTGGGCACACACGGCATCAACCGCGCCCTGTACGCCAAGCTGCCCTACGACCCCTTCAAGGACTTTGCCCCCATCACCCTCGTGGCGGGTGTGCCCAACGTGATGGTGGTCAACGCCGAAAAAGCGGCGGCCAACAAGATCAACACTGTCAATGACTTCATCCGATACGCCAAAGCCAATCCCGGCAAGTTGAACATGGCCTCGAGTGGCAACGGCACCTCCATCCACTTGGCGGGTGAGTTGTTCAAGTCACAAACCGGCACCTTCATGGCCCACATTCCTTATCGTGGGTCAGGCCCTGCACTGCTCGATTTGTCGGGCGGCAACATGGACGTGATGTTCGACAACCTGCCCTCCGCCATCCCGCTGATCAAAGGCGGCAAGCTCAAAGCCCTGGCTGTGACAAGCGCACAGCGCTCGGCCGCCATGCCCGAGTTGCCCACCATCGAAGAAGCTGCTGGCCTCAAAGGCTTTGAAGCCAGCAGCTGGTTTGGCTTGTTGGCCCCTGCAGGCACGCCCGCCGACGTGGTCAGCCGCATCCAACAAGAAGTCGCCAAGTCGCTCGCCACCCCCGCCATGAAAGAGCGCTTGGCCACTTTGGGCGCCATCCCCAGCGGCAACACGCCCGCGCAGTTTGCCGAGCACATTGATCGCGAGCACAAGAAGTGGGCCGAAGTCGTCAAAGCCTCGGGCGCCAAGGTTGACTGA
- a CDS encoding alpha/beta fold hydrolase has product MAWFEGFERQTLTVAGLPVCFRQSADWAAQAHLPVLVLLHGFPQTHVMWHRVAQNLRGRYRLVMPDLRGYGDSSHAVGDAEHAHYSKRAMAKEVVDLVDALGVGDFFLCGHDRGGRVAHRLALDHAQRVKKLCVIDIAPTFDMYSGLWSTSPSKAPEVSGPVVDPYFAFAQAYYHWFHLTQPAPLPEFMIGGNPKAYLHAKLGGWGSQGLGYIEPVALAEYERAFCNPALNDKGWSAAIHSAAEDYRASAGIDLQHDRQGRERGDKIACDTLVLWGSRGVVNRMFKPVELWQAQCAGHVAGQVMASGHFIPEELPQETSDALAKWMV; this is encoded by the coding sequence ATGGCTTGGTTTGAAGGCTTCGAGCGGCAAACCCTCACAGTGGCGGGCTTGCCCGTCTGTTTTCGGCAATCGGCCGATTGGGCTGCGCAAGCGCATCTGCCTGTGTTGGTGCTGCTCCACGGCTTTCCGCAAACCCATGTCATGTGGCACCGCGTCGCGCAAAACCTGCGCGGCCGTTACCGCTTGGTCATGCCCGACCTGCGGGGTTACGGCGACTCATCGCATGCCGTGGGTGACGCCGAGCACGCGCATTACAGCAAACGCGCCATGGCGAAAGAAGTGGTGGACTTGGTCGACGCATTGGGTGTGGGTGATTTTTTCCTGTGCGGTCACGACCGAGGTGGCCGCGTGGCGCACCGTTTGGCGCTGGACCATGCCCAGCGCGTCAAGAAATTGTGCGTCATCGACATCGCGCCAACGTTTGACATGTACAGCGGTCTGTGGAGCACATCGCCGAGTAAAGCCCCGGAGGTCTCCGGCCCGGTGGTCGACCCGTACTTTGCGTTTGCACAGGCCTACTACCACTGGTTCCACCTGACGCAGCCTGCACCGCTGCCCGAGTTCATGATTGGCGGCAACCCCAAGGCCTATCTGCACGCCAAGCTCGGCGGCTGGGGCAGTCAGGGCTTGGGCTACATCGAGCCTGTAGCCTTGGCCGAATACGAACGCGCCTTTTGCAACCCCGCACTCAACGACAAGGGTTGGTCCGCCGCGATCCACAGCGCGGCCGAAGACTATCGCGCCAGTGCAGGCATCGACCTGCAGCACGACCGACAAGGCCGAGAGCGCGGCGACAAAATCGCCTGCGACACGCTGGTCTTGTGGGGCAGCCGAGGTGTGGTCAACCGCATGTTCAAACCGGTTGAGCTGTGGCAGGCGCAATGTGCGGGCCATGTGGCGGGGCAGGTCATGGCCTCTGGCCATTTCATTCCGGAAGAGTTACCCCAAGAGACCAGCGACGCGTTGGCAAAGTGGATGGTGTGA
- a CDS encoding YecA/YgfB family protein: protein MNTTADLEAEDFDTLDNILDDLRERFEETPQWEFCEGFMAALVCCRRAIPDSEWLPMLLGVDEGEDGGSFADDAQRHQFLALWQRRFDEIKLALDTPVEALDDDKAYAPEVMDVRGAIASLPPEEREEIEDSEIPSFAQVWALGFMFAVENWPEEWATPKDKDAAKWYDLSLEAIVALTEDDDAVPTLSALSEDGPPSVSEERLNAYGEALWAVYDLREIWRNIGPRVAQVIKEATPGRNDACSCGSGKKYKKCCGA, encoded by the coding sequence ATGAACACCACCGCTGACTTGGAAGCCGAAGACTTTGACACCCTGGACAACATCCTGGACGACCTGCGCGAGCGCTTTGAAGAGACGCCGCAGTGGGAGTTTTGTGAGGGCTTCATGGCGGCGTTGGTGTGCTGCCGCCGCGCCATTCCCGACAGCGAGTGGTTGCCCATGCTGCTGGGGGTGGACGAGGGCGAGGATGGGGGCAGCTTTGCCGATGACGCGCAGCGCCACCAGTTTCTGGCTTTGTGGCAGCGGCGCTTTGACGAAATCAAGCTCGCGCTGGACACCCCCGTGGAAGCATTGGACGACGACAAGGCCTATGCGCCCGAAGTGATGGATGTGCGGGGCGCCATCGCATCGCTGCCGCCTGAAGAGCGCGAGGAGATCGAAGACAGCGAAATCCCCTCGTTTGCCCAGGTGTGGGCACTGGGCTTCATGTTCGCGGTAGAAAACTGGCCCGAAGAATGGGCCACACCCAAGGACAAAGACGCGGCCAAGTGGTACGACTTGTCGCTCGAAGCCATCGTGGCCCTGACCGAAGACGACGACGCGGTGCCAACCCTGTCGGCCTTGTCGGAAGACGGCCCACCCAGCGTGAGCGAAGAGCGCCTGAACGCTTATGGCGAGGCGCTGTGGGCGGTGTATGACCTGCGCGAAATTTGGCGCAACATCGGCCCGCGTGTGGCCCAGGTCATCAAGGAAGCCACACCCGGGCGCAACGATGCTTGCAGTTGTGGGAGCGGGAAGAAATACAAAAAGTGCTGCGGGGCTTGA
- a CDS encoding PIN domain-containing protein codes for MSLVVGAALKEGPGADLAQAPVRRVLDTNIVLDLWVFDEPKAEALRTSVERGSTQWLATAAMREELARVLAYPQIVKRLTHRELPASAVLGHFDRWAHLLPDAPKAPYACKDADDQKFIDLAVAHTATLHSKDAQVLCMKKRLERCGVALNPLMDVLETA; via the coding sequence ATGAGCCTGGTGGTAGGCGCAGCCTTGAAGGAAGGTCCGGGCGCAGACTTAGCCCAAGCCCCCGTGCGCCGTGTGCTGGACACCAACATCGTGCTCGACCTGTGGGTGTTTGACGAACCCAAGGCCGAAGCCCTGCGCACCAGCGTGGAGCGCGGCAGCACGCAGTGGCTGGCCACCGCCGCCATGCGCGAAGAACTTGCCCGCGTGCTGGCCTACCCGCAAATCGTCAAACGCCTGACGCACCGCGAGCTACCCGCCAGCGCCGTGCTGGGCCACTTTGACCGCTGGGCCCACCTGTTGCCCGACGCGCCCAAAGCCCCCTACGCCTGCAAAGACGCCGATGACCAAAAGTTCATCGACCTCGCCGTGGCTCACACCGCCACCCTGCACAGCAAAGACGCGCAAGTGCTCTGCATGAAAAAACGCCTGGAGCGCTGCGGCGTGGCGCTGAACCCCTTGATGGACGTCTTGGAGACGGCCTGA